CCCATTGTTCTAAAAATGCGATGGTTTGCGCTACCGCTTGTTGCTCGGTTACGGTGCTTTTACGAATACGATCAACTAATCCACTATTCGTGTGTGTATTAGTGCACCAGTCATCCATTTTTGCGAGCTCTTCTTCCGATTGATGAATCGCAAGTACTGGCCCTTCAGCTAAAATGTTTAGTTGAGGATCAGTAACAATCGTCGCTATTTCAATGATTTTATGGGTTTCTGGATCTAAACCTGTCATCTCCAGATCGATCCAAATAAGATTCTTATCGCTGATTGTCATTCGATATTGCCTATTTTGTGACTAAACCATGTATGATAATACCGAAAGCTAACCAAACTGAACGATATTCTTGTGGCAAAAAAGAAAAAGCTAACTAAAGGTCAGAGCCGACGCGTTCGCTCAAACCAAAATAAACGCCTAAATCGCGATAAAGATGAAGTCCAATGGGATGAAGCCCTATTGGAAAGTGCGCGTGAGGGGCTCGTGATCACGCGCTTCGGTCAACATGCTGATGTAGAAGATCCCGAAACAGGCATTATTCACCGATGCAACCTTCGTCGTAGCATCCAAAGCCTGGTGTCTGGCGATCGCGTAGTATGGCGTCCTGGTGTAGAAACCCTGCAAGGTATTGCCGGAGTGGTTGAAGCCGTGCATGAGCGTCAATCCATGCTAACTCGTCCTGATTACTATGACGGTGTAAAGGCCGTTGCAGCCAATGTCGATCGCATTGTGATTGTGTCAGCGATTTTACCTGAGCTATCTCTAAATATTATCGACCGCTACATTATTGCCGCAGAAACTATCGGTATTAAACCGCTTATTGTGGTGAATAAAGTCGATCTACTTAATCCTGAAGAACGCAAAGCGGTGGAAAAGACGCTTTCTCTTTACGAAAAAATTGGCTACCACGTTCGTTTAGTCAGCACCAATACAGGTGAAGGACTTGATGGCTTAAAACAAGACTTAAAAGATCATACCAGTATTTTCGCAAGCCAATCTGGCGTGGGTAAATCAAGTATGGTGAATGCACTGATGCCTGAAGTCGAAGCGGATGTCGGTGATGTATCTGAAAACTCTGGTTTAGGTCAACACACAACTACAGCTGCACGCCTGTATCACTTTGCAGAAGGCGGCGATCTGATAGATTCTCCTGGAGTTCGTGAGTTTGGTTTATGGCACTTAGAGCCAGAGCAAGTAACCGAAGCCTTTATTGAGTTTGAAGATTATCTTGGTGGTTGTAAGTTCCGCGACTGTAAACACAAAGACGATCCTGGCTGTATTCTTCGTGAAGCCGTAGAGAAAGGCGAGATCAGTGAAGAGCGTTTTAACAGCTATCACAAGATCATTGATAGCATGTCAGAAAACATCGCTAACCGTCAGTTCTCTCGCAATAAACCCGATTAAACACTTACCCTAAGTGCGTATCTCTGTGCACTTAGGGGATCCCCTTATCCTTTGAATCTCCTCTCAAAACCTTCTCCACTAACGCAGATAAACTGACTTTCCCTAAAGAGTTAGGTATTATTGCCTGTTCGGGTTATTCTCACGAACATCAAAAGAATAACTAGACTATTGATTAAGTGATATTTTTCGGAAGATTAATTGTGCTAGATAAGATTAAGATTGGTCTGCAATATTGCACGCCAAAGCATGCGCTAACGCGTTTAGTGGGAAAACTGGCTTCATTAGAAGGCGGTAAAGTAACCACTGCGATCATTCGCTGGTTCATCAAACAATACAATGTTGATATGGCGGAAGCACGCAATCCCGATCCAGCCGCTTACCCAA
The sequence above is a segment of the Photobacterium leiognathi genome. Coding sequences within it:
- the rsgA gene encoding small ribosomal subunit biogenesis GTPase RsgA, which translates into the protein MAKKKKLTKGQSRRVRSNQNKRLNRDKDEVQWDEALLESAREGLVITRFGQHADVEDPETGIIHRCNLRRSIQSLVSGDRVVWRPGVETLQGIAGVVEAVHERQSMLTRPDYYDGVKAVAANVDRIVIVSAILPELSLNIIDRYIIAAETIGIKPLIVVNKVDLLNPEERKAVEKTLSLYEKIGYHVRLVSTNTGEGLDGLKQDLKDHTSIFASQSGVGKSSMVNALMPEVEADVGDVSENSGLGQHTTTAARLYHFAEGGDLIDSPGVREFGLWHLEPEQVTEAFIEFEDYLGGCKFRDCKHKDDPGCILREAVEKGEISEERFNSYHKIIDSMSENIANRQFSRNKPD
- the orn gene encoding oligoribonuclease, with translation MTISDKNLIWIDLEMTGLDPETHKIIEIATIVTDPQLNILAEGPVLAIHQSEEELAKMDDWCTNTHTNSGLVDRIRKSTVTEQQAVAQTIAFLEQWVPKGVSPICGNSIGQDRRFLYKHMPELEQYFHYRYLDVSTLKELTRRWKPELLDGFSKKGSHLALDDIRDSIDELRYYRENIFTI